Proteins encoded in a region of the Nicotiana tomentosiformis chromosome 9, ASM39032v3, whole genome shotgun sequence genome:
- the LOC104093107 gene encoding cation/H(+) antiporter 15-like isoform X1 — MGSHVMEPDDIATYAEIFKAGGENHSSICMSIGKIQSKGSIFFHHANPLDYSVPLLLAQLSLASLFVLLTSTLLKPLGQPTNVIQIFGGIALGPSFVGRIGGFIELFYPYRSLVLIDAVALFGYMFYFFLIGVQIDPWILKRVEKKAFIIGVSTVAASIVLSITTSFILLSIEINVEPLVSDSLPVVATMSSVLGFPVIAHYLTELRMVNSDFGRMAMSCSLVSNMFGFLIITITSLSSQPSLEKFIILQNITAGIGFTMVIFFGVRPLIIWGTRRNPPGEPLKQGFICMIFIGVLLSGFCSKALGLHIFYGPLIYGLAIPAGPPLGSALVEKLHFIVSWLFMPIYFVKTGLVTDIFSVKLRNYLLLQSVILVACLGKFLGALISSICNQVSLRDAISIGLVTNVQGVLELGMFKMMKQNEAIADEAFVVLCINLFIATAIVTPILKSLYDPHKRYAAHKNRNVQHLKAHSELRVLACIHDQENVPATINLLEALHPSNQSHMDIAMLHLIELVGRAHPLLINHKLPMMKHVNEASASKRIINAFKVFEQNFRETVAMHPFTAISPYVMMHDEVCNMALERRASLIMIPFHKRFSSSRKTVSKVGIKIMNEKILQTAPCSVAVIVDRSLVNTSRPILDAWSSYRVAVLFLGGPDDREALALGERMAGKRNISLTIVRLLLQQEEGGKIATTDYDTIQKTMDNEMVSEARSGMAGNYRVKYVEKMIRDGTGTAAVMRSMEDEYELIIVGRRHDTQSPLLLGLSDWVEESELGPVGDMFALADSESISTILVVQQHTD, encoded by the exons ATGGGTTCGCACGTAATGGAACCGGATGACATAGCGACGTATGCTGAAATATTTAAAGCTGGTGGAGAAAATCATTCCTCCATTTGCATGTCAATCGGCAAGATTCAATCCAAAGGGTCAATCTTTTTCCACCATGCAAACCCATTAGATTACTCAGTTCCTCTCCTTCTGGCTCAGCTTTCCCTGGCCTCCCTTTTCGTTCTCTTGACTTCTACCCTCCTCAAACCCCTCGGCCAACCTACCAATGTCATCCAAATATTT GGTGGTATAGCACTAGGTCCGTCGTTTGTTGGACGGATTGGTGGATTCATAGAGCTTTTTTATCCTTACAGAAGTCTGGTACTCATCGATGCGGTTGCTCTATTTGGCTATATGTTCTACTTCTTCTTGATTGGAGTACAAATAGATCCTTGGATCCTGAAGAGAGTTGAGAAGAAGGCGTTCATCATTGGTGTATCAACTGTGGCGGCTTCTATTGTACTAAGCATCACCACCTCTTTCATTCTGCTCAGCATTGAAATAAATGTTGAGCCATTAGTGTCGGACTCACTCCCCGTAGTAGCAACCATGTCATCGGTGCTTGGCTTCCCAGTCATCGCTCACTATCTCACTGAGCTTAGGATGgtcaattcagattttggaaggATGGCAATGTCGTGTTCCCTTGTCAGCAATATGTTTGGGTTTTTAATCATAACTATCACCAGCCTGTCAAGTCAACCCTCTCTCGAGAAATTCATCATTCTCCAAAACATCACAGCTGGTATTGGCTTTACTATGGTTATATTTTTTGGTGTGAGACCCCTAATAATATGGGGAACGCGAAGAAATCCTCCGGGGGAGCCATTAAAGCAAGGTTTCATTTGTATGATATTTATAGGCGTCTTGCTGTCTGGATTTTGCAGCAAGGCTCTAGGCCTACACATCTTCTATGGGCCATTAATTTACGGTCTAGCCATACCAGCTGGACCTCCCCTAGGTTCTGCCCTGGTGGAGAAGCTTCATTTCATCGTTTCTTGGCTGTTTATGCCCATCTACTTCGTCAAAACTGGGTTGGTTACTGATATATTTTCTGTGAAACTCAGGAATTATTTGCTTCTGCAATCAGTTATTCTCGTTGCTTGTTTGGGGAAATTCCTTGGAGCACTTATCTCTTCAATTTGCAACCAAGTTTCACTCCGAGATGCAATCTCAATTGGCCTCGTAACCAACGTCCAAGGTGTTCTGGAGCTAGGCATGTTTAAAATGATGAAGCAAAATGAG GCAATAGCAGATGAAGCTTTTGTTGTCTTGTGCATAAACCTGTTCATTGCAACTGCTATCGTTACTCCAATACTGAAATCCCTGTATGATCCACACAAAAGATATGCAGCACACAAAAATCGGAATGTCCAGCATTTGAAGGCCCACTCTGAACTTCGGGTTCTTGCATGTATACATGATCAAGAAAATGTTCCAGCCACAATAAACTTGCTGGAAGCACTTCACCCCTCAAACCAAAGCCACATGGATATTGCCATGCTACATTTAATAGAGCTTGTTGGCCGTGCTCATCCGCTTCTCATAAACCACAAACTCCCAATGATGAAGCACGTAAACGAGGCCTCAGCTTCGAAAAGAATCATCAATGCCTTCAAAGTGTTTGAGCAGAACTTCCGTGAGACAGTAGCCATGCATCCCTTTACGGCTATATCTCCTTATGTTATGATGCATGACGAAGTCTGCAACATGGCGCTTGAAAGGAGGGCATCTCTCATAATGATTCCTTTCCACAAAAGGTTTAGTTCCAGCAGGAAGACAGTATCCAAGGTAGGTATTAAAATTATGAATGAAAAAATCCTGCAGACAGCACCTTGTTCCGTTGCAGTAATTGTAGACCGGTCACTTGTGAACACCTCAAGGCCCATACTAGATGCTTGGTCTTCGTATCGTGTTGCTGTACTTTTCTTGGGAGGACCAGATGATAGGGAAGCACTCGCTCTGGGAGAACGCATGGCTGGAAAACGAAACATCAGCCTCACAATAGTCCGATTGCTCCTTCAGCAAGAAGAAGGCGGTAAAATAGCAACGACTGATTATGACACAATACAGAAGACGATGGATAATGAAATGGTAAGTGAAGCAAGAAGTGGTATGGCAGGAAATTATCGGGTCAAGTATGTAGAAAAGATGATACGGGATGGAACAGGGACAGCTGCTGTTATGCGATCAATGGAGGACGAATATGAACTAATCATTGTTGGCAGACGTCATGACACACAATCTCCATTACTACTTGGCCTTTCTGATTGGGTTGAAGAGTCTGAGTTAGGGCCAGTAGGAGACATGTTTGCTTTAGCAGATTCTGAAAGTATTTCCACAATATTAGTTGTGCAACAACATACCGATTGA
- the LOC104093107 gene encoding cation/H(+) antiporter 15-like isoform X2: MFYFFLIGVQIDPWILKRVEKKAFIIGVSTVAASIVLSITTSFILLSIEINVEPLVSDSLPVVATMSSVLGFPVIAHYLTELRMVNSDFGRMAMSCSLVSNMFGFLIITITSLSSQPSLEKFIILQNITAGIGFTMVIFFGVRPLIIWGTRRNPPGEPLKQGFICMIFIGVLLSGFCSKALGLHIFYGPLIYGLAIPAGPPLGSALVEKLHFIVSWLFMPIYFVKTGLVTDIFSVKLRNYLLLQSVILVACLGKFLGALISSICNQVSLRDAISIGLVTNVQGVLELGMFKMMKQNEAIADEAFVVLCINLFIATAIVTPILKSLYDPHKRYAAHKNRNVQHLKAHSELRVLACIHDQENVPATINLLEALHPSNQSHMDIAMLHLIELVGRAHPLLINHKLPMMKHVNEASASKRIINAFKVFEQNFRETVAMHPFTAISPYVMMHDEVCNMALERRASLIMIPFHKRFSSSRKTVSKVGIKIMNEKILQTAPCSVAVIVDRSLVNTSRPILDAWSSYRVAVLFLGGPDDREALALGERMAGKRNISLTIVRLLLQQEEGGKIATTDYDTIQKTMDNEMVSEARSGMAGNYRVKYVEKMIRDGTGTAAVMRSMEDEYELIIVGRRHDTQSPLLLGLSDWVEESELGPVGDMFALADSESISTILVVQQHTD, translated from the exons ATGTTCTACTTCTTCTTGATTGGAGTACAAATAGATCCTTGGATCCTGAAGAGAGTTGAGAAGAAGGCGTTCATCATTGGTGTATCAACTGTGGCGGCTTCTATTGTACTAAGCATCACCACCTCTTTCATTCTGCTCAGCATTGAAATAAATGTTGAGCCATTAGTGTCGGACTCACTCCCCGTAGTAGCAACCATGTCATCGGTGCTTGGCTTCCCAGTCATCGCTCACTATCTCACTGAGCTTAGGATGgtcaattcagattttggaaggATGGCAATGTCGTGTTCCCTTGTCAGCAATATGTTTGGGTTTTTAATCATAACTATCACCAGCCTGTCAAGTCAACCCTCTCTCGAGAAATTCATCATTCTCCAAAACATCACAGCTGGTATTGGCTTTACTATGGTTATATTTTTTGGTGTGAGACCCCTAATAATATGGGGAACGCGAAGAAATCCTCCGGGGGAGCCATTAAAGCAAGGTTTCATTTGTATGATATTTATAGGCGTCTTGCTGTCTGGATTTTGCAGCAAGGCTCTAGGCCTACACATCTTCTATGGGCCATTAATTTACGGTCTAGCCATACCAGCTGGACCTCCCCTAGGTTCTGCCCTGGTGGAGAAGCTTCATTTCATCGTTTCTTGGCTGTTTATGCCCATCTACTTCGTCAAAACTGGGTTGGTTACTGATATATTTTCTGTGAAACTCAGGAATTATTTGCTTCTGCAATCAGTTATTCTCGTTGCTTGTTTGGGGAAATTCCTTGGAGCACTTATCTCTTCAATTTGCAACCAAGTTTCACTCCGAGATGCAATCTCAATTGGCCTCGTAACCAACGTCCAAGGTGTTCTGGAGCTAGGCATGTTTAAAATGATGAAGCAAAATGAG GCAATAGCAGATGAAGCTTTTGTTGTCTTGTGCATAAACCTGTTCATTGCAACTGCTATCGTTACTCCAATACTGAAATCCCTGTATGATCCACACAAAAGATATGCAGCACACAAAAATCGGAATGTCCAGCATTTGAAGGCCCACTCTGAACTTCGGGTTCTTGCATGTATACATGATCAAGAAAATGTTCCAGCCACAATAAACTTGCTGGAAGCACTTCACCCCTCAAACCAAAGCCACATGGATATTGCCATGCTACATTTAATAGAGCTTGTTGGCCGTGCTCATCCGCTTCTCATAAACCACAAACTCCCAATGATGAAGCACGTAAACGAGGCCTCAGCTTCGAAAAGAATCATCAATGCCTTCAAAGTGTTTGAGCAGAACTTCCGTGAGACAGTAGCCATGCATCCCTTTACGGCTATATCTCCTTATGTTATGATGCATGACGAAGTCTGCAACATGGCGCTTGAAAGGAGGGCATCTCTCATAATGATTCCTTTCCACAAAAGGTTTAGTTCCAGCAGGAAGACAGTATCCAAGGTAGGTATTAAAATTATGAATGAAAAAATCCTGCAGACAGCACCTTGTTCCGTTGCAGTAATTGTAGACCGGTCACTTGTGAACACCTCAAGGCCCATACTAGATGCTTGGTCTTCGTATCGTGTTGCTGTACTTTTCTTGGGAGGACCAGATGATAGGGAAGCACTCGCTCTGGGAGAACGCATGGCTGGAAAACGAAACATCAGCCTCACAATAGTCCGATTGCTCCTTCAGCAAGAAGAAGGCGGTAAAATAGCAACGACTGATTATGACACAATACAGAAGACGATGGATAATGAAATGGTAAGTGAAGCAAGAAGTGGTATGGCAGGAAATTATCGGGTCAAGTATGTAGAAAAGATGATACGGGATGGAACAGGGACAGCTGCTGTTATGCGATCAATGGAGGACGAATATGAACTAATCATTGTTGGCAGACGTCATGACACACAATCTCCATTACTACTTGGCCTTTCTGATTGGGTTGAAGAGTCTGAGTTAGGGCCAGTAGGAGACATGTTTGCTTTAGCAGATTCTGAAAGTATTTCCACAATATTAGTTGTGCAACAACATACCGATTGA
- the LOC104093108 gene encoding uncharacterized protein yields MADCNSVLIAAVLALLLTIASSEGPFIVAHKKATLTRLKSGAERLFISIDIYNKGSATAYDLNLNDSWSQNVFDIVAGNTSMSWERLDAVGW; encoded by the exons ATGGCGGATTGTAATTCCGTCCTCATAGCTGCAGTTTTAGCTCTATTATTGACGATCGCCAGCTCCGAGGGACCATTCATTGTGGCACACAAGAAGGCCACTCTTACTCGCCTCAAATCCGGTGCCGAACGACTCTTTATCTCCATTGATATCTATAATAAAGGATCTGC GACGGCATATGATCTAAACCTTAATGATAGCTGGTCTCAAAATGTGTTTGACATTGTCGCTGGCAACACATCCATGTCATGGGAAAGGCTGGATGC AGTTGGTTGGTAA